A window from Sinanaerobacter sp. ZZT-01 encodes these proteins:
- the rlmB gene encoding 23S rRNA (guanosine(2251)-2'-O)-methyltransferase RlmB — protein sequence MKQNENVNANLIIGRNPIIEALKNGRKIDKIIMQKDGEGSIKKIAAMAREQKVMLQYVDKAALDRIAGAGSHQGVAAYIAAYGYYEIEDILEIAVKKDEEPFLILLDGLEDPHNLGAIMRTADAVGAHGIVIPNRRSVSLTDTVAKASAGAIEYVPVAKVSNLVQTIDKLKKKGLWIAACDMKGETFYEANLTGGIAIVVGGEGQGVSRLVRETCDFILSIPMKGKISSLNASNAAAVLMYEVMRQRIKARIK from the coding sequence GTGAAGCAGAATGAAAATGTGAATGCAAATTTGATAATTGGGAGGAATCCAATTATTGAAGCACTTAAAAATGGCCGCAAAATAGATAAAATAATCATGCAAAAAGATGGAGAAGGTTCCATTAAGAAGATTGCGGCAATGGCACGTGAACAGAAAGTTATGCTACAATACGTTGATAAAGCGGCGTTAGATCGGATTGCAGGAGCCGGAAGTCATCAAGGGGTAGCTGCATATATTGCTGCATATGGGTATTATGAAATTGAGGACATTCTAGAAATTGCCGTTAAAAAGGATGAAGAACCATTTTTGATTTTATTGGATGGCTTAGAAGATCCGCATAATCTAGGTGCAATTATGCGTACAGCAGATGCAGTTGGTGCGCATGGCATCGTTATCCCAAACCGCCGTTCGGTTTCGCTTACCGACACAGTGGCAAAAGCTTCGGCAGGAGCGATTGAATATGTGCCGGTCGCAAAAGTTTCTAATTTGGTGCAGACAATTGACAAATTAAAGAAAAAGGGTCTGTGGATTGCTGCTTGTGACATGAAAGGAGAGACCTTTTATGAAGCGAACTTGACAGGGGGCATTGCGATTGTTGTAGGGGGAGAAGGTCAAGGAGTGAGCCGTTTGGTTCGTGAAACTTGCGATTTTATACTTTCCATTCCAATGAAAGGGAAGATTAGTTCTTTGAATGCATCGAATGCGGCTGCAGTATTGATGTATGAAGTAATGCGCCAAAGAATAAAAGCAAGGATTAAATGA
- the sigH gene encoding RNA polymerase sporulation sigma factor SigH, which translates to MSKENLERLEEKKLQEDDTNDWMPFRDQYTEEELVQLAQNGNTDAEEYLIRKYKDVVKTKAHLYFMAGADREDVAQEGMIGIFKAIRSYRADRKASFRTFAELCINRQIITAIKRASRLKHAPLNTSISLSKPLSEENGNNTLQETLFSDSNSDPEARLLLKEVVDYIHGNGAELFSELELKVWYEYLQGSSYIQIAEQMGKNPKTIDNAIQRTKRKIAAYFRNGN; encoded by the coding sequence ATGAGCAAAGAAAATTTGGAACGTTTGGAAGAAAAGAAACTTCAAGAGGATGATACAAATGACTGGATGCCTTTTAGAGATCAGTACACAGAGGAAGAATTAGTCCAATTGGCGCAGAACGGCAATACGGATGCGGAAGAATATTTAATCCGAAAATATAAAGATGTTGTGAAAACCAAAGCGCATCTTTACTTTATGGCAGGCGCTGATCGCGAAGATGTTGCTCAAGAAGGGATGATCGGCATTTTTAAAGCGATACGCAGTTATAGAGCGGATAGAAAGGCTTCATTTCGTACCTTTGCTGAGCTTTGTATCAATCGTCAAATCATCACGGCAATTAAAAGAGCAAGCAGATTGAAGCATGCACCCTTAAACACTTCAATTTCTTTAAGTAAGCCGCTGTCAGAGGAAAATGGGAATAATACCTTGCAGGAGACCCTATTTTCCGATAGCAATTCAGATCCGGAGGCGAGACTACTTTTAAAAGAAGTTGTTGATTATATACATGGCAATGGGGCAGAATTGTTCAGCGAATTGGAATTAAAGGTATGGTATGAATATTTACAGGGAAGCAGTTACATACAAATTGCTGAACAAATGGGGAAAAATCCGAAAACAATTGATAACGCAATACAAAGAACAAAGAGAAAAATTGCAGCTTATTTTAGAAACGGAAATTAA
- the tuf gene encoding elongation factor Tu, whose translation MAKAKFERTKPHVNIGTIGHVDHGKTTLTAAITRTLHQRYGLGEQVAFDQIDKAPEERERGITIATSHVEYETPNRHYAHVDCPGHADYVKNMITGAAQMDGAILVVAATDGPMPQTREHILLSRQVGVPYIVVFLNKCDMVDDEELLDLVEMEVRELLDLYEFPGDDTPIIRGSALEALNNPEGPWGDKIVELFEQVDAYIPEPTRATDKPFLMPVEDVFSITGRGTVATGRVERGILKVSDEVEIVGLAEEARKVVVTGIEMFRKLLDQGEAGDNIGALLRGIQRSEIERGQVLAAPGTIHPHTKFSSEVYVLKKEEGGRHTPFFNGYRPQFYFRTTDVTGNVTLPEGTEMCMPGDNISMKIELITPIAIEEGLRFAIREGGRTVASGVVSKIEA comes from the coding sequence ATGGCAAAGGCTAAATTTGAGAGAACGAAACCACATGTAAACATTGGTACAATTGGTCACGTTGACCACGGAAAGACTACATTAACGGCTGCAATTACAAGAACTCTTCATCAGAGATACGGACTAGGCGAACAGGTAGCATTTGACCAGATCGACAAAGCGCCGGAAGAAAGAGAAAGAGGAATCACGATTGCAACGTCCCACGTAGAGTATGAGACACCAAATAGACATTACGCACACGTAGACTGTCCGGGACATGCTGACTATGTAAAGAACATGATCACAGGAGCAGCGCAGATGGACGGAGCGATCTTGGTAGTAGCAGCGACAGATGGACCAATGCCGCAGACAAGAGAGCATATCCTGCTTTCCAGACAGGTAGGCGTACCATACATCGTAGTATTCTTAAACAAGTGCGATATGGTAGATGACGAAGAGCTGCTAGACTTAGTAGAAATGGAAGTAAGAGAATTACTTGACTTATATGAATTCCCAGGAGATGATACACCAATCATCAGAGGATCCGCACTGGAAGCATTGAACAATCCAGAAGGCCCATGGGGAGATAAGATCGTTGAATTGTTCGAGCAGGTAGATGCATACATTCCAGAGCCTACAAGAGCAACAGACAAACCATTCTTGATGCCGGTGGAAGATGTATTCTCAATCACAGGAAGAGGAACTGTAGCAACAGGAAGAGTAGAAAGAGGAATTCTGAAGGTATCCGACGAAGTAGAAATCGTAGGACTTGCAGAAGAAGCAAGAAAAGTAGTCGTAACAGGAATTGAAATGTTCCGTAAGCTATTGGATCAGGGAGAAGCAGGAGATAACATCGGAGCATTGCTTCGTGGAATCCAGAGAAGTGAAATCGAGAGAGGTCAAGTATTAGCAGCACCTGGAACGATTCACCCGCACACAAAGTTCAGTTCAGAGGTATATGTATTAAAGAAGGAAGAAGGCGGACGTCATACACCATTCTTTAACGGATATAGACCACAGTTCTATTTCAGAACAACAGACGTAACTGGAAACGTAACGTTACCGGAAGGAACAGAAATGTGTATGCCTGGAGATAACATCAGCATGAAGATCGAACTGATTACTCCAATCGCAATTGAAGAAGGACTACGTTTCGCTATCCGTGAAGGCGGAAGAACAGTAGCATCTGGAGTTGTATCTAAAATTGAAGCTTAA
- a CDS encoding DUF1294 domain-containing protein: MIFEMGILLLIIWNVFSFFLMGWDKRCAIKHKWRIPEKTLFFSAWCLGGIGIGAGMLVFRHKTKHWTFRLFVPLGIIFDCIIVWLVFSFI, from the coding sequence ATGATATTTGAAATGGGAATCCTGCTATTAATTATTTGGAACGTTTTTTCATTTTTTTTAATGGGATGGGATAAGCGGTGTGCCATTAAGCATAAATGGCGTATTCCTGAAAAAACACTTTTTTTCTCTGCCTGGTGTTTGGGCGGAATTGGGATTGGAGCAGGGATGCTTGTATTTCGACATAAAACAAAGCATTGGACATTTCGTCTTTTTGTTCCCCTTGGAATTATTTTTGATTGTATTATAGTTTGGCTTGTATTTTCATTCATTTAA
- the rpmG gene encoding 50S ribosomal protein L33 — MRVKVTLACAECKQRNYNTTKNKKNDPDRLEFDKYCKFCKKHTLHKETK, encoded by the coding sequence ATGAGAGTAAAGGTTACATTAGCGTGCGCAGAATGCAAGCAAAGGAACTACAACACGACAAAGAACAAAAAGAACGATCCAGATCGTCTTGAGTTTGATAAGTATTGCAAATTCTGTAAAAAGCACACACTTCACAAGGAAACCAAATAA
- the secE gene encoding preprotein translocase subunit SecE, with the protein MADKNTAVKNSGGTREYFRGIKTEMKKVVWPTKKELSSYTSVVILTCAVSALGIWLVDSVFLAALQGILKITF; encoded by the coding sequence ATGGCAGATAAAAACACAGCTGTAAAAAATTCAGGCGGTACGCGTGAGTATTTTAGAGGAATCAAGACAGAGATGAAGAAAGTAGTATGGCCCACTAAGAAGGAACTCTCCTCTTATACCAGTGTGGTTATATTGACTTGTGCTGTTTCTGCTCTTGGAATTTGGCTGGTAGACAGCGTATTTCTAGCTGCGTTGCAGGGCATTTTAAAAATTACTTTCTAA
- the nusG gene encoding transcription termination/antitermination protein NusG codes for MDDTDPSKLAKWYVVHTYSGHENKVKVNIEKLVENRGMQDLVLAIVVPTEDRVEIKNGQRKVKTRKMFPGYVIVKMIVTNESWYLVRNTQGVTGFVGHGSEPIPLSDEEVRRMGIEKVYIDLDIDPGDNVKVINGPFESFMGVVEEVNMDKQILKVKISMFGRDTPVELEFGQVDKI; via the coding sequence GTGGATGATACCGATCCTTCTAAGCTTGCCAAATGGTATGTTGTGCACACTTATTCTGGCCACGAAAACAAAGTAAAAGTTAATATTGAAAAACTTGTTGAGAATAGGGGTATGCAAGATTTGGTTCTTGCTATTGTAGTACCTACGGAAGATCGCGTAGAGATTAAAAACGGTCAACGTAAGGTTAAAACCAGAAAGATGTTTCCGGGTTATGTTATTGTAAAGATGATTGTAACCAATGAATCCTGGTATTTGGTTAGAAATACACAGGGTGTAACCGGATTTGTCGGACATGGTTCCGAACCAATTCCACTATCTGATGAAGAAGTTCGAAGAATGGGTATTGAAAAGGTATACATTGATTTGGATATTGATCCTGGCGATAATGTTAAGGTAATTAATGGACCATTTGAAAGCTTCATGGGTGTTGTAGAAGAGGTCAATATGGATAAACAAATTCTTAAGGTTAAAATATCTATGTTTGGAAGAGATACCCCGGTCGAATTGGAATTCGGACAGGTTGATAAAATCTAG
- the rplK gene encoding 50S ribosomal protein L11 encodes MAKKVEGLIKLQIAAGNATPAPPVGPALGQKGVNIMDFCKQFNAKTADQPGMIIPVVITVYSDRSFTFVTKTPPAAVLLKKAANIQSASGEPNKKKVATLTTAQVEEIAKLKMPDLNAANLESATSMVKGTARSMGIVIED; translated from the coding sequence ATGGCAAAGAAAGTAGAAGGTTTAATTAAGCTTCAGATTGCTGCTGGTAATGCAACACCTGCACCACCGGTAGGTCCGGCACTTGGACAAAAGGGTGTAAATATCATGGATTTCTGTAAGCAATTTAATGCAAAGACGGCTGATCAGCCTGGAATGATTATACCGGTTGTGATTACGGTATATTCTGACAGATCGTTTACGTTTGTAACGAAAACTCCGCCTGCAGCAGTTTTATTAAAGAAAGCAGCAAATATTCAGTCCGCTTCTGGTGAACCGAATAAGAAAAAGGTTGCTACATTGACGACTGCACAGGTAGAAGAAATCGCGAAACTTAAAATGCCTGATTTGAATGCTGCAAACCTTGAGTCTGCAACATCCATGGTCAAGGGTACAGCAAGAAGCATGGGAATCGTTATTGAAGACTAA
- the rplA gene encoding 50S ribosomal protein L1, with the protein MPKKGKKYQDSAKLVDRANFYEVNEALALAVQTAKAKFDETVEVHIKLGVDGRHADQQVRGAIVLPHGTGKSKKVLVFAKGDKAKEAEAAGADYVGADELAQRIQKENWFDFDVVVATPDMMGVVGRLGKVLGPKGLMPNPKSGTVTMDVEKALQEIKAGKVEYRLDKTNIIHTPIGKVSFGPEKLVDNFNALLEAILKAKPSVAKGQYLKSVTVATTMGPGVKVNALKITL; encoded by the coding sequence ATGCCTAAAAAAGGTAAAAAGTATCAGGACTCTGCAAAATTGGTAGACAGAGCCAACTTTTATGAAGTAAATGAAGCACTCGCATTAGCGGTGCAGACAGCGAAAGCTAAGTTTGATGAAACAGTAGAAGTTCACATTAAGCTTGGTGTTGATGGAAGACACGCTGACCAGCAGGTTAGAGGTGCAATTGTACTTCCGCATGGAACTGGAAAATCAAAGAAAGTTCTTGTATTTGCAAAAGGTGATAAGGCGAAGGAAGCAGAAGCGGCTGGAGCTGACTATGTAGGTGCAGATGAATTAGCGCAAAGAATTCAAAAAGAGAATTGGTTTGATTTTGATGTAGTGGTTGCGACCCCTGATATGATGGGTGTTGTTGGTAGATTAGGTAAAGTATTAGGTCCTAAGGGCTTAATGCCAAATCCAAAATCTGGAACTGTTACTATGGATGTTGAAAAAGCACTTCAAGAAATTAAGGCTGGTAAAGTTGAATATAGACTTGATAAAACAAACATCATCCATACACCAATCGGAAAGGTTTCCTTTGGACCGGAAAAGTTGGTCGATAACTTTAATGCATTGCTGGAAGCAATCTTAAAGGCAAAGCCGTCCGTAGCGAAAGGACAGTATTTGAAGAGTGTAACTGTAGCGACAACTATGGGACCTGGAGTAAAGGTAAATGCACTGAAGATTACCCTGTAA
- the rplJ gene encoding 50S ribosomal protein L10 codes for MSVEHLQAKQLIIDEIKEKLEKAQSAVIIDYIGTTVAQADAMRKKLREANVDYTVYKNTLMVRAIEGTPYEGLKDVLEGPSAIAISYDDAVAPARVLNGVIKDYKKMAFKAGVIEGTFFDAEGVQAIANLPSRDEMIAKFMGSIQSPVSKFVRTLQAIADEKPAE; via the coding sequence ATGTCAGTAGAACATTTACAGGCAAAACAGCTGATTATTGATGAAATCAAAGAAAAGCTTGAAAAAGCACAGTCTGCTGTTATCATTGATTACATCGGAACGACTGTTGCACAGGCGGACGCAATGAGAAAAAAGCTTCGTGAAGCAAACGTTGATTACACGGTATATAAAAATACATTGATGGTTAGAGCAATAGAAGGAACACCTTATGAAGGACTGAAAGATGTTTTGGAAGGACCGAGTGCCATTGCAATCAGCTATGATGATGCAGTAGCACCTGCCAGAGTATTAAACGGAGTAATCAAAGATTATAAAAAAATGGCATTTAAGGCTGGCGTCATTGAAGGAACTTTCTTTGATGCAGAAGGCGTTCAAGCGATTGCAAACTTACCATCCAGAGATGAGATGATTGCGAAATTTATGGGAAGCATCCAGTCCCCTGTATCCAAATTTGTACGTACTTTACAGGCGATTGCAGATGAAAAACCTGCTGAATAA
- the rplL gene encoding 50S ribosomal protein L7/L12 yields MNKDQIIEAIKAMTVLELNELVKACEEEFGVSAAAPVAVVGAAGGDAAAEEQTEFNVILTAAGGEKIKVIKAVREITGLGLKEAKDMVDGAPATLKEGITKEEANEIKTKLEEVGASVELK; encoded by the coding sequence ATGAACAAAGATCAGATCATTGAAGCGATCAAAGCGATGACCGTTTTAGAATTAAATGAATTAGTTAAGGCTTGTGAAGAAGAGTTCGGCGTATCTGCTGCTGCTCCAGTTGCTGTAGTTGGTGCTGCAGGTGGTGATGCTGCTGCTGAAGAACAGACTGAGTTTAATGTAATCTTAACTGCTGCAGGTGGTGAAAAGATTAAGGTTATCAAGGCAGTAAGAGAAATTACAGGTCTTGGACTTAAGGAAGCAAAAGATATGGTAGATGGTGCTCCTGCAACCTTAAAGGAAGGCATCACGAAAGAAGAAGCAAATGAAATCAAAACAAAGTTAGAAGAAGTTGGAGCTTCCGTAGAATTAAAATAA
- a CDS encoding LacI family DNA-binding transcriptional regulator has protein sequence MKRQVTMKDIAKEAGVSIATVSMICNHKDKNISDETRKRVLDLITERGYVPNVMARSLVTKQTKIIGLIIPDITNPFFPEIARGAEDAASKWGYSVIYCNTDDKIKRQENYIKILTEKMVDGIIFAHSAEKEEADFSKLNIPIVLIDRDSKSDNVVGRVLVDNKSASMSGACYLIQKGYKEIAYIAGSMKTKTAQDRLEGYRSALQEHGLPYYEKRVKRGCYRSQWGYEAICELKKEFVPFDSVFCGNDLIAIGAIKALKEFGIHVPKDVGILGFDDIYIAKMTTPPLTTIRQPKYEMGYKAVELLVNVIEHGANDNKQKDRLILGTELLIRQSTK, from the coding sequence ATGAAAAGACAAGTGACGATGAAGGATATTGCAAAAGAAGCGGGTGTGTCAATTGCTACGGTTTCTATGATCTGCAACCATAAAGATAAGAACATAAGTGATGAAACAAGAAAACGTGTATTGGATTTAATTACCGAAAGAGGTTATGTTCCAAATGTAATGGCCCGTAGTTTAGTTACGAAACAAACAAAAATAATTGGATTGATCATCCCCGATATTACAAATCCATTTTTTCCCGAAATTGCAAGAGGTGCAGAAGATGCAGCAAGTAAATGGGGATATAGCGTAATCTATTGCAATACGGACGATAAAATAAAGAGACAGGAGAATTATATAAAAATATTAACAGAAAAGATGGTAGACGGGATTATTTTTGCCCATTCTGCAGAGAAAGAAGAAGCAGATTTCAGTAAACTTAATATTCCAATTGTTTTAATTGATAGAGATTCTAAATCAGACAATGTGGTGGGAAGAGTTCTGGTTGATAACAAGAGTGCATCGATGAGTGGAGCATGTTATTTGATTCAGAAAGGCTATAAAGAGATTGCATATATTGCAGGTTCGATGAAAACGAAGACCGCCCAGGACCGTTTAGAGGGATATAGAAGTGCCTTGCAGGAGCATGGCCTTCCTTATTATGAAAAGAGGGTAAAGAGAGGCTGCTACCGGAGTCAATGGGGTTATGAGGCGATTTGTGAACTGAAAAAAGAATTCGTTCCCTTTGATTCTGTATTTTGTGGAAATGACTTGATTGCAATTGGTGCAATTAAGGCCTTAAAGGAATTCGGAATTCACGTTCCCAAAGATGTAGGGATACTGGGATTTGATGATATTTATATTGCCAAGATGACAACACCGCCGCTTACAACAATACGGCAGCCCAAATATGAAATGGGATATAAGGCGGTAGAGCTACTGGTAAATGTCATAGAACATGGCGCAAATGATAACAAGCAGA